In Macadamia integrifolia cultivar HAES 741 chromosome 13, SCU_Mint_v3, whole genome shotgun sequence, one DNA window encodes the following:
- the LOC122060203 gene encoding cytochrome P450 72A397-like, which yields MVHIMDPSLANAILSDKSGTIRKPELDPVSKMIAFGIFNYEGEKWAMHRRIMNPAFHLEKLKFMSSAITTSLKDLVNKWEKVVPLEGYCEVNVWPYIDALSADVISRTLFGISYEEEKRIFQIQHEQAELVTVLLRSIYIPGFRFLSTKINRKMKETYGEVRTLLRDLINSKVKALQAGEGNKDLLSLLLESFYQDRGKITIDEIIEHCKVFYFAGQETIAVLLTWTIVVLSLHPEWQVRAREEVFQVFGNEKLHWDGLNQLKLIPMILLEVLRLYPPAAVLFRYTSKDFKHGDITLPVGVQVVLPAILLHHSHEHWGKDADEFNPERFSEGVAKATNNQLIFFPFGWGPRVCIGQQFAMIEARMGLSTILQQFSFELSPSYTHTPANIIALRPTQGVHLKLRKV from the exons ATGGTGCATATTATGGATCCCAGTCTCGCGAATGCCATTCTCAGTGACAAGTCTGGTACCATTAGGAAACCTGAATTGGACCCAGTTTCCAAGATGATtgcttttgggatttttaattaTGAAGGAGAGAAATGGGCCATGCACAGAAGGATTATGAACCCAGCCTTCCATTTAGAGAAGTTAAAA TTTATGTCATCAGCAATTACTACAAGCTTAAAGGATTTGGTCAACAAATGGGAAAAGGTGGTTCCATTAGAAGGGTATTGTGAAGTAAATGTTTGGCCTTATATTGATGCTTTAAGTGCAGATGTCATCTCTCGGACACTATTTGGCATTAGCTATGAGGAAGAGAAAAGGATTTTCCAGATTCAACATGAACAAGCTGAGCTTGTAACAGTTCTTCTTCGATCCATATATATCCCAGGATTTAG ATTTTTGTCCACAAAAATCAATAGGAAAATGAAGGAAACTTATGGAGAAGTGCGAACTCTTTTGAGAGATCTAATCAATAGCAAAGTAAAAGCTCTACAAGCAGGAGAGGGTAACAAGGATTTACTATCCTTGCTACTAGAGTCCTTCTACCAAGATCGAGGAAAGATAACTATTGATGAGATCATAGAACACTGTAAGGTATTCTACTTTGCTGGGCAAGAAACTATAGCAGTTCTATTGACATGGACAATAGTTGTATTGAGTTTACACCCAGAGTGGCAAGTCCGCGCAAGGGAAGAAGTCTTTCAAGTCTTTGGGAACGAAAAACTACATTGGGATGGACTAAACCAACTCAAACTC ATTCCCATGATTTTGTTAGAGGTGCTAAGATTATATCCACCAGCTGCAGTTCTCTTTCGGTATACTAGCAAGGACTTCAAACATGGAGATATAACTCTCCCAGTTGGAGTACAAGTAGTGTTACCTGCAATCCTTCTTCATCATTCTCATGAACACTGGGGCAAAGATGCAGATGAGTTCAATCCAGAGAGATTCTCAGAAGGAGTTGCCAAAGCCACAAACAATCAACTCATATTTTTCCCATTTGGTTGGGGACCCAGGGTATGCATTGGGCAACAGTTTGCCATGATCGAAGCAAGGATGGGTTTGTCCACTATTCTGCAACAGTTCTCATTTGAGCTCTCTCCATCTTATACTCATACTCCTGCCAATATTATAGCTCTCCGTCCAACACAAGGTGTTCACCTCAAATTACGTAAAGTGTAG